The proteins below are encoded in one region of Micromonospora yangpuensis:
- a CDS encoding bifunctional [glutamine synthetase] adenylyltransferase/[glutamine synthetase]-adenylyl-L-tyrosine phosphorylase translates to MNRPNTRLARYGFGTAEGEDVTRAAELLGPDGLDLWRAASQEPVDARAAELLTGLSRAADPDLALRQLHRIVEAERRTAGDAPSALLAAMRDDPGLRRRVVAVLGASSALGDHLVANPDQWATLATEADGLAPLADGHLHLTDVDTGTARSVADTARTTAGSLRPAAGTGAASGTPAAGSGPAGTPAAEAQPTRAGGRERPRVAGHRRGGPVGSGPRIAELRRAYRLALLRIAAADLTGGRGLEQTMAALSALADETLAAAYEIAVAELPEGTPRPRLGVVAMGKCGGDELNYVSDVDVIFVAADDADLIAGTTVATRLIHICGLVAWPVDAALRPEGNRGPLVRTLTSHLAYYQRWARTWEFQALLKARPAAGDLPLAQEWIDALAPLVWRAAERPEAVEDVRSMRKKIIENIPPREQEREIKRGPGGLRDIEFAVQLLQLVHGRGDEKLRVPGTIPALRALVGGGYVGRADGEGLLRGYRFLRAVEHRLQLQGLRRTHTVPTDPAGLRWLAAALDYTATPGRSAVEAFRADWVAHATEVRRLHAKLLYRPLLEAVARVPADGLRLTPQAARNRLEILGFADPAGALRHLERLTGGVSRTAAIQRTLLPVLLGEFADAPEPDRGLLNYRQVSDKLGSTPWYLRLLRDSGPVARRLARVLSLSRYATDLLAREPEALRLLAEESELAPRTRETLSEGFLAAAGRHGDPVQATHAVRALRRRELLRLACADVLSRADGIAPRPPRFEGNPRRPAAMADVITAGTALAAVTDATLTAALRIARAAKPGPEGLRFAVIGVGRLGGYESNYLSDADVLFVYDRPADVEERAASAAAHAVAEELRRLLGMPAPDPALGVDADLRPEGRQGPLVRSLAAYAQYYSRWSKVWEAQALLRARFVCGDADLGAEFEAMVDPVRYPADGLTREQVVEIRRIKARVESERLPRGADPATHTKLGRGGLADVEWAVQLLQLRHAGQYPALRGTRTLDALAAARDAKLVDEADAAEMAAGWTMAAQARNALMLVRGRAGDQLPRHGVELAGVTRILGRDDPGEFLDEYLRTARRSRSAMERVLDA, encoded by the coding sequence ATGAACCGACCCAACACCAGACTCGCCCGGTACGGCTTCGGCACCGCCGAGGGCGAGGACGTCACGCGCGCCGCCGAACTGCTCGGCCCGGACGGGCTGGACCTGTGGCGGGCGGCCAGCCAGGAGCCGGTCGACGCCCGCGCCGCCGAGCTGCTGACCGGCCTCTCCCGGGCCGCCGACCCGGATCTCGCCCTGCGTCAGCTGCACCGGATCGTCGAGGCCGAGCGGCGTACCGCCGGGGACGCGCCCTCGGCCCTGCTGGCGGCGATGCGTGACGATCCGGGGTTGCGCCGCCGGGTGGTGGCCGTACTCGGTGCCTCGTCGGCGCTCGGCGACCACCTGGTCGCCAACCCCGACCAGTGGGCCACCCTGGCCACCGAGGCCGACGGGCTCGCCCCACTGGCCGACGGCCACCTGCACCTGACCGACGTCGACACCGGCACCGCCCGGTCGGTCGCCGACACCGCGCGCACGACCGCCGGCAGCCTACGACCCGCCGCCGGCACCGGAGCGGCGTCCGGCACTCCGGCCGCCGGCAGCGGTCCCGCCGGCACCCCGGCCGCCGAAGCGCAACCGACCCGCGCCGGTGGGCGGGAGCGGCCCCGGGTGGCCGGGCACCGGCGCGGCGGGCCGGTCGGCAGCGGTCCGCGCATCGCCGAGCTGCGGCGGGCGTACCGGTTGGCGTTGCTGCGGATCGCGGCGGCCGACCTGACCGGCGGCCGGGGCCTGGAGCAGACCATGGCGGCGCTCTCCGCGCTTGCCGACGAGACCCTTGCCGCGGCGTACGAGATCGCCGTCGCCGAGCTGCCCGAGGGCACGCCGCGCCCCCGGCTGGGCGTGGTGGCGATGGGCAAGTGCGGCGGTGACGAGCTGAACTACGTCTCCGACGTGGACGTGATCTTCGTGGCCGCCGACGACGCCGACCTGATCGCCGGCACCACGGTCGCCACCCGGCTGATCCACATCTGCGGGCTGGTCGCCTGGCCGGTCGACGCGGCGCTGCGGCCCGAGGGCAACCGGGGCCCGCTGGTGCGTACCCTCACCAGCCACCTGGCCTACTACCAGCGGTGGGCGCGGACCTGGGAGTTCCAGGCGTTGCTCAAGGCCCGCCCGGCCGCCGGGGACCTGCCGCTGGCCCAGGAGTGGATCGACGCGCTCGCGCCGCTGGTGTGGCGGGCCGCCGAGCGGCCCGAGGCGGTCGAGGACGTCCGCTCCATGCGCAAGAAGATCATCGAGAACATCCCGCCCCGGGAGCAGGAACGCGAGATCAAGCGGGGCCCCGGCGGGCTGCGCGACATCGAGTTCGCCGTCCAGCTGCTGCAACTCGTACACGGCCGGGGCGACGAGAAGCTGCGGGTGCCGGGCACCATCCCGGCGCTGCGCGCCCTGGTCGGTGGCGGGTACGTCGGTCGCGCCGACGGTGAGGGCCTGCTACGCGGGTACCGTTTCCTGCGCGCCGTCGAGCACCGCCTCCAGTTGCAGGGCCTGCGCCGGACCCACACCGTGCCGACCGACCCGGCCGGGTTGCGCTGGCTGGCCGCCGCGCTGGACTACACCGCCACGCCGGGGCGCAGCGCCGTCGAGGCGTTCCGCGCCGACTGGGTCGCGCACGCCACCGAGGTACGCCGGCTGCACGCCAAACTGCTCTACCGCCCGCTGCTGGAGGCGGTGGCCCGGGTGCCTGCCGACGGGCTGCGGCTGACCCCGCAGGCGGCCCGCAACCGGCTGGAGATCCTCGGTTTCGCCGATCCGGCCGGCGCGCTGCGGCACCTGGAACGCCTCACCGGCGGGGTGAGCCGCACCGCCGCCATCCAGCGGACCCTGCTGCCGGTGCTGCTCGGCGAGTTCGCCGACGCACCCGAGCCGGACCGGGGGCTGCTCAACTACCGGCAGGTCTCCGACAAGCTCGGCAGCACCCCCTGGTACCTGCGCCTGCTGCGCGACTCCGGCCCGGTGGCCCGCCGGTTGGCCCGGGTGCTGTCGCTGTCGCGGTACGCCACCGACCTGCTGGCCCGGGAGCCGGAGGCGCTGCGGCTGCTGGCCGAGGAGAGCGAGCTGGCCCCGCGTACCCGGGAGACCCTCAGCGAGGGCTTCCTCGCCGCCGCTGGCCGACACGGCGACCCGGTCCAGGCCACCCACGCGGTCCGGGCCCTGCGCCGGCGGGAACTGCTCCGGCTGGCCTGCGCCGACGTGTTGAGCCGGGCCGACGGCATCGCCCCCCGGCCGCCCCGGTTCGAGGGCAACCCCCGTCGTCCGGCGGCGATGGCCGACGTCATCACCGCCGGCACCGCCCTGGCCGCGGTCACCGACGCCACCCTCACCGCCGCGCTGCGCATCGCCCGCGCCGCCAAGCCGGGACCGGAGGGACTGCGCTTCGCGGTGATCGGGGTGGGCCGCCTCGGCGGGTACGAGTCGAACTACCTCTCCGACGCCGACGTGCTCTTCGTCTACGACCGGCCCGCCGACGTGGAGGAGCGCGCGGCCAGTGCCGCCGCCCACGCCGTCGCCGAGGAGCTGCGCCGGCTGCTCGGCATGCCCGCCCCCGACCCGGCGCTCGGCGTCGACGCCGACCTGCGTCCCGAGGGCCGGCAGGGTCCACTGGTACGCAGCCTCGCCGCCTACGCGCAGTACTACTCCCGCTGGTCGAAGGTGTGGGAGGCGCAGGCGCTGCTGCGGGCCCGGTTCGTCTGCGGCGACGCCGACCTGGGTGCGGAGTTCGAGGCGATGGTCGACCCGGTGCGGTACCCGGCCGACGGGCTGACCCGCGAGCAGGTGGTGGAGATCCGGCGGATCAAGGCGCGGGTGGAGAGCGAGCGGCTGCCCCGGGGCGCCGACCCGGCCACCCACACCAAACTGGGCCGGGGCGGGCTCGCCGACGTCGAGTGGGCGGTGCAGCTGCTCCAGCTGCGGCACGCCGGGCAGTACCCGGCGCTGCGGGGCACCCGTACCCTCGACGCCCTGGCCGCCGCCCGCGACGCGAAACTCGTCGACGAGGCCGACGCCGCCGAGATGGCCGCCGGCTGGACCATGGCCGCCCAGGCGCGCAACGCGCTGATGCTGGTGCGCGGCCGGGCCGGCGACCAGCTGCCCCGGCACGGCGTGGAACTGGCCGGGGTGACCCGCATCCTCGGCCGCGACGACCCCGGCGAGTTCCTCGACGAGTACCTGCGCACGGCCCGCCGCAGCCGCAGCGCCATGGAACGCGTCCTAGATGCCTAA
- a CDS encoding type 1 glutamine amidotransferase, with product MGTALVIENDTFDDPRRLGEWLTEAGLELRVLRPYAGDDLPADLSGFVALVVLGGDRHVGTGAQPPWFPAVEGLLRKAVRHRVPTLAVGLGAHLLATAHVGLVEPSPAGPGIGPTVAGKRDAAERDPLFRYVPLMPDVFQWHSAEVTELPRGATLLAASTRYPHQAFRLGDRAWGLQFHIGCDTAMVAEWAAADADLLAELGYDPEVVVGACAEVMADVEEVWQPFAARFAALALGELDDAPIRPSLPLLGH from the coding sequence GTGGGAACTGCGTTGGTGATCGAGAACGATACGTTTGACGACCCCCGTCGACTGGGGGAGTGGCTGACCGAGGCCGGGCTGGAGCTGCGGGTGCTGCGCCCGTACGCCGGTGACGACCTGCCGGCCGACCTGTCCGGGTTCGTGGCCCTGGTGGTGCTCGGTGGTGACCGGCACGTCGGCACGGGCGCGCAGCCCCCCTGGTTCCCCGCTGTCGAGGGGCTGCTGCGCAAGGCGGTGCGGCACCGGGTGCCCACCCTCGCCGTGGGGCTGGGCGCGCACCTGCTCGCCACCGCGCACGTCGGACTGGTCGAGCCCAGCCCGGCCGGGCCGGGGATCGGGCCGACGGTGGCCGGCAAGCGGGACGCCGCCGAGCGTGACCCGCTGTTCCGGTACGTGCCGTTGATGCCTGACGTGTTCCAGTGGCACTCCGCCGAGGTCACCGAGCTGCCCCGGGGCGCGACCCTGCTGGCCGCCTCCACCCGCTACCCGCACCAGGCGTTCCGCCTCGGCGACCGGGCCTGGGGGCTGCAGTTCCACATCGGGTGCGACACCGCGATGGTCGCCGAGTGGGCCGCCGCCGACGCGGATCTCCTGGCCGAGCTGGGCTACGACCCGGAGGTGGTGGTGGGCGCCTGCGCCGAGGTGATGGCCGACGTCGAGGAGGTCTGGCAGCCCTTCGCCGCCCGGTTCGCCGCGCTGGCCCTGGGCGAGCTGGACGACGCCCCGATCCGGCCCAGCCTGCCGCTGCTCGGGCACTGA
- a CDS encoding S66 peptidase family protein: MSTDRTPSSEAADRAGDEAVRPPALRPGDTVLLVSPSGPTRPERVARGVELLTGWGLRPVPAPNAYARQGYLAGADALRAADLNAAFADPAIRGVICTRGGYGAQRIVDAIDMAAVRRDPKVVAGFSDITALQLALWRGARLASVHGPGAAWLDERTPLRSAESLHAALTSTAPVTLTADPAAETGPVRVPGRATGTLLGGNLCLLAASVGTPDLPDLTGAILLVEEVQEPPYKVDRMLTHLRRAGALAGVAGVAVGQFTGCADGWATTVADVLTERLGDLGVPVLGGFPVGHGEGQLTVPVGTTATLDTATGTLTVAAAVR; encoded by the coding sequence GTGAGCACGGATCGCACCCCGTCGAGCGAGGCGGCCGACCGCGCCGGGGATGAGGCGGTACGGCCGCCCGCCCTGCGCCCCGGCGACACCGTGCTGCTGGTCTCCCCGTCCGGGCCCACCCGCCCGGAACGGGTCGCCCGGGGCGTCGAGCTGCTCACCGGCTGGGGCCTGCGCCCGGTGCCCGCCCCGAACGCGTACGCCCGACAGGGCTACCTGGCCGGTGCGGACGCGCTGCGGGCGGCGGACCTGAACGCCGCCTTCGCCGATCCCGCGATACGCGGGGTGATCTGCACCCGGGGCGGGTACGGCGCACAACGGATCGTCGACGCCATCGACATGGCTGCCGTACGCCGGGATCCGAAGGTGGTGGCCGGCTTCTCCGACATCACCGCGCTGCAACTCGCCCTCTGGCGGGGCGCCCGGCTGGCAAGTGTGCACGGGCCCGGGGCGGCCTGGCTGGACGAGCGGACCCCGCTGCGCTCGGCCGAGTCGCTGCACGCCGCCCTGACCAGCACCGCACCGGTGACCCTGACGGCCGACCCGGCGGCCGAGACCGGCCCGGTACGGGTGCCCGGCCGGGCCACCGGCACCCTGCTCGGCGGCAACCTCTGCCTGCTCGCCGCCTCCGTCGGCACCCCGGACCTGCCGGACCTGACCGGGGCGATCCTGCTCGTCGAGGAGGTGCAGGAGCCGCCGTACAAGGTCGACCGGATGCTCACCCACCTGCGGCGGGCCGGCGCGCTGGCCGGGGTGGCCGGGGTGGCGGTCGGCCAGTTCACCGGCTGCGCGGACGGCTGGGCCACCACGGTCGCCGACGTGCTGACCGAGCGCCTCGGCGACCTGGGCGTACCGGTGCTCGGCGGGTTTCCGGTCGGCCACGGCGAGGGGCAGCTCACCGTCCCCGTCGGCACCACCGCCACCCTCGACACCGCAACCGGCACCCTGACCGTCGCCGCCGCCGTCCGCTGA